One part of the Paramormyrops kingsleyae isolate MSU_618 chromosome 2, PKINGS_0.4, whole genome shotgun sequence genome encodes these proteins:
- the sec14l8 gene encoding SEC14-like lipid binding 8 isoform X1, translated as MSGRVGDLSPKQAEALAQLRERLQDVIAQLPAQHDHFLLRWLRARNFNVQKAEVMLRKHLEFRRQMKADTITTEWRPPEVIERYLPGGMCGYDRDGSPIWYDIIGPVDPKGLLLSASKQDFIKTKVRDCELLREECDAQSQKLGKVVDSITMIYDCEGLGMKHLWKPAIETYGEVLTMFEDNYPEGLKRLFVIKAPKIFPVAYNLVKHFLSEETRSKIVVMGANWQEVLQKHIEPEQLPVVYGGTLTDPDGDPRCRTRVKCGGQVPGIYYVRESVKVQYERRVSIRRGCCYQLEYEVLIPGCMLRWQFASDGGDIGFGVFMKTKLGVRQTAAEMVTVLPSQRYNAHLVPEDNLLTCANPGVYVLQFDNTYSMFHSKRVSFSVEVLLSNGQSGPEKSRSGAGLKMELCADNQ; from the exons ATGAGCGGACGAGTCGGCGATCTGAGCCCGAAGCAAGCCGAAGCGCTGGCGCAG CTTCGAGAGAGACTTCAGGATGTCATCGCTCAACTGCCAGCCCAACACGACCACTTCCTGCTTCGCTGGCTCCGAG CCAGAAACTTCAACGTGCAGAAAGCGGAAGTCATGCTGCGGAAG CATTTGGAGTTCCGGAGACAGATGAAAGCAGACACAATAACCACGGAGTGGCGGCCCCCAGAG GTGATCGAGAGGTACCTGCCCGGGGGCATGTGTGGCTACGACCGCGACGGCAGCCCCATCTGGTACGACATCATCGGCCCGGTGGACCCCAAGGGCCTGCTTCTGTCCGCCTCCAAGCAGGACTTTATCAAGACCAAGGTGCGGGACTGCGAGCTGCTGCGGGAGGAGTGTGACGCACAGTCGCAGAAG CTCGGGAAGGTAGTGGACTCCATCACCATGATCTACGACTGTGAGGGCCTGGGCATGAAGCACTTGTGGAAGCCAGCCATCGAGACTTACGGAGAG GTCCTCACCATGTTTGAGGATAACTACCCTGAAGGCCTGAAGAGGCTGTTTGTCATCAAAG CCCCCAAGATATTCCCCGTGGCCTACAACCTCGTCAAGCACTTCCTGAGCGAGGAAACCCGGAGCAAGATCGTGGTCATGGGGG CTAACTGGCAGGAAGTGCTGCAGAAGCACATTGAGCCGGAGCAGCTCCCCGTCGTGTACGGAGGCACCCTCACGGACCCCGATGGGGACCCGCGTTGCAGGACCAGG GTGAAGTGCGGGGGCCAGGTGCCCGGGATTTACTACGTGCGGGAGTCCGTCAAGGTGCAGTACGAGCGCAGAGTCTCCATCCGGCGCGGATGCTGCTACCAGCTGGAGTACGAGGTCCTGATTCcaggctgcatgctacg GTGGCAGTTTGCGAGTGACGGGGGAGACATTGGCTTCGGGGTCTTCATGAAGACCAAGCTGGGGGTGAGGCAGACAGCGGCAGAGATGGTGACGGTGCTGCCAAGTCAGCGGTATAATGCCCACCTGGTGCCTGAGGACAACTTACTGACCTGCGCCAATCCGGGTGTCT ATGTGCTGCAGTTTGACAACACCTACAGCATGTTCCATTCCAAGAGGGTCAGCTTCTCTGTGGAAGTCTTGTTGTCCAACGGCCAATCGGGGCCTGAGAAAAGCAGAAGTGGGGCTGGATTGAAGATGGAACTGTGTGCAGACAACCAATAG
- the sec14l8 gene encoding SEC14-like lipid binding 8 isoform X2: MLRKHLEFRRQMKADTITTEWRPPEVIERYLPGGMCGYDRDGSPIWYDIIGPVDPKGLLLSASKQDFIKTKVRDCELLREECDAQSQKLGKVVDSITMIYDCEGLGMKHLWKPAIETYGEVLTMFEDNYPEGLKRLFVIKAPKIFPVAYNLVKHFLSEETRSKIVVMGANWQEVLQKHIEPEQLPVVYGGTLTDPDGDPRCRTRVKCGGQVPGIYYVRESVKVQYERRVSIRRGCCYQLEYEVLIPGCMLRWQFASDGGDIGFGVFMKTKLGVRQTAAEMVTVLPSQRYNAHLVPEDNLLTCANPGVYVLQFDNTYSMFHSKRVSFSVEVLLSNGQSGPEKSRSGAGLKMELCADNQ; this comes from the exons ATGCTGCGGAAG CATTTGGAGTTCCGGAGACAGATGAAAGCAGACACAATAACCACGGAGTGGCGGCCCCCAGAG GTGATCGAGAGGTACCTGCCCGGGGGCATGTGTGGCTACGACCGCGACGGCAGCCCCATCTGGTACGACATCATCGGCCCGGTGGACCCCAAGGGCCTGCTTCTGTCCGCCTCCAAGCAGGACTTTATCAAGACCAAGGTGCGGGACTGCGAGCTGCTGCGGGAGGAGTGTGACGCACAGTCGCAGAAG CTCGGGAAGGTAGTGGACTCCATCACCATGATCTACGACTGTGAGGGCCTGGGCATGAAGCACTTGTGGAAGCCAGCCATCGAGACTTACGGAGAG GTCCTCACCATGTTTGAGGATAACTACCCTGAAGGCCTGAAGAGGCTGTTTGTCATCAAAG CCCCCAAGATATTCCCCGTGGCCTACAACCTCGTCAAGCACTTCCTGAGCGAGGAAACCCGGAGCAAGATCGTGGTCATGGGGG CTAACTGGCAGGAAGTGCTGCAGAAGCACATTGAGCCGGAGCAGCTCCCCGTCGTGTACGGAGGCACCCTCACGGACCCCGATGGGGACCCGCGTTGCAGGACCAGG GTGAAGTGCGGGGGCCAGGTGCCCGGGATTTACTACGTGCGGGAGTCCGTCAAGGTGCAGTACGAGCGCAGAGTCTCCATCCGGCGCGGATGCTGCTACCAGCTGGAGTACGAGGTCCTGATTCcaggctgcatgctacg GTGGCAGTTTGCGAGTGACGGGGGAGACATTGGCTTCGGGGTCTTCATGAAGACCAAGCTGGGGGTGAGGCAGACAGCGGCAGAGATGGTGACGGTGCTGCCAAGTCAGCGGTATAATGCCCACCTGGTGCCTGAGGACAACTTACTGACCTGCGCCAATCCGGGTGTCT ATGTGCTGCAGTTTGACAACACCTACAGCATGTTCCATTCCAAGAGGGTCAGCTTCTCTGTGGAAGTCTTGTTGTCCAACGGCCAATCGGGGCCTGAGAAAAGCAGAAGTGGGGCTGGATTGAAGATGGAACTGTGTGCAGACAACCAATAG
- the rnf215 gene encoding uncharacterized protein rnf215 isoform X1 encodes MAADGCRRVVLLPVVLSSLWPCIMVSAQSLASVEVFFKDRRVVPTLLQGEVIEGSWADDPQRDGDPRGAELRPGSVEGNLRVVQDDSVNLQDQSEANEPWIGVVPVQIGESDASNGNQESFAAAVVNKMKRALVLGASALLILAFNQNTLREMDLSQVLSKPVVVIQTSENVTKLLGALLRGLRATAKITYRTLVQENLGATLTLWSSCGRSRGGLYGEWQGVICTGESNSQVQVGLPEPDGPKKTPLFLEAPLGGSHAFNLLSKIMCFAVTLLPHFALTEVPAAAVGHSAPGGHNPVHGSHRPGALAVSRPGGRRQPGAASKAGRLEEAGSPKDKEVPPAAATTGRRPGNGDGGLCRVPGAVLQQPVPAGAALPARVPQGLRGHLAAPAAHLPTVQAQHPG; translated from the exons ATGGCAGCGGACGGCTGCCGCCGTGTTGTCCTGCTGCCGGTTGTGCTCTCCTCGCTGTGGCCCTGCATAATGGTGTCCGCCCAAAGCTTGGCCTCCGTGGAAGTGTTTTTCAAGGATCGCCGGGTTGTACCCACCCTCTTGCAAGGAGAGGTCATCGAGGGCAGCTGGGCTGATGATCCGCAACGGGACGGTGATCCGAGAGGTGCTGAACTTCGGCCCGGTAGTGTGGAAGGGAATCTGCGCGTA GTGCAAGATGACAGTGTCAATCTCCAAGACCAATCAGAAGCCAATGAGCCCTGGATAGGTGTGGTTCCGGTCCAGATCGGAGAGAGTGACGCTTCAAATGGGAACCAGGAGTCCTTTGCGGCTGCCGTTGTGAACAAG ATGAAGCGAGCCTTGGTCCTAGGAGCATCTGCTCTGCTGATCCTGGCCTTCAACCAGAACACTCTGAGGGAG ATGGACCTCTCCCAGGTGCTCTCCAAGCCAGTGGTGGTGATCCAGACGTCGGAGAACGTCACCAAACTGCTCGGCGCTCTCCTCAG GGGTCTTCGTGCCACAGCTAAAATCACATACAGGACCCTGGTGCAGGAGAACCTG GGGGCCACCTTGACACTGTGGTCCAGTTGTGGACGGTCCCGCGGGGGCCTGTATGGGGAGTGGCAGGGAGTCATCTGCACTGGGGAGTCCAACTCCCAGGTCCAGGTGGGCCTTCCCGAACCCGACGGCCCCAAAAAGACCCCGCTGTTCCTGGAGGCCCCTCTAGGTGGCAGTCACGCATTCAACTTACTGTCtaaaataatgtgttttgcTGTGACTTTGCTGCCCCACTTTGCGTTGACAGAAGTACCTGCAGCAGCTGTGGGACACAGTGCTCCTGGTGGCCACAATCCTGTGCACGGGAGTCATCGTCCAGGCGCACTGGCAGTATCGCGGCCAGGAGGGCGGCGACAACCTGGAG CTGCTTCCAAAGCAGGACGTCTTGAAGAGGCTGGCAGCCCTAAAGACAAGGAAGTACCGCCCGCCGCGGCCACGACGGGACGGCGGCCAGGGAACGGAGACGGAGGACTGTGCCGTGTGCCTGGAGCAGTTCTACAACAACCAG TGCCTGCGGGTGCTGCCCTGCCTGCACGAGTTCCACAGGGACTGCGTGGACACCTGGCTGCTCCTGCAGCACACCTGCCCACTGTGCAAGCGCAGCATCCTGG GTAA
- the rnf215 gene encoding RING finger protein 215 isoform X2: MAADGCRRVVLLPVVLSSLWPCIMVSAQSLASVEVFFKDRRVVPTLLQGEVIEGSWADDPQRDGDPRGAELRPGSVEGNLRVVQDDSVNLQDQSEANEPWIGVVPVQIGESDASNGNQESFAAAVVNKMKRALVLGASALLILAFNQNTLREMDLSQVLSKPVVVIQTSENVTKLLGALLRGLRATAKITYRTLVQENLGATLTLWSSCGRSRGGLYGEWQGVICTGESNSQVQKYLQQLWDTVLLVATILCTGVIVQAHWQYRGQEGGDNLELLPKQDVLKRLAALKTRKYRPPRPRRDGGQGTETEDCAVCLEQFYNNQCLRVLPCLHEFHRDCVDTWLLLQHTCPLCKRSILGNFCKDS, from the exons ATGGCAGCGGACGGCTGCCGCCGTGTTGTCCTGCTGCCGGTTGTGCTCTCCTCGCTGTGGCCCTGCATAATGGTGTCCGCCCAAAGCTTGGCCTCCGTGGAAGTGTTTTTCAAGGATCGCCGGGTTGTACCCACCCTCTTGCAAGGAGAGGTCATCGAGGGCAGCTGGGCTGATGATCCGCAACGGGACGGTGATCCGAGAGGTGCTGAACTTCGGCCCGGTAGTGTGGAAGGGAATCTGCGCGTA GTGCAAGATGACAGTGTCAATCTCCAAGACCAATCAGAAGCCAATGAGCCCTGGATAGGTGTGGTTCCGGTCCAGATCGGAGAGAGTGACGCTTCAAATGGGAACCAGGAGTCCTTTGCGGCTGCCGTTGTGAACAAG ATGAAGCGAGCCTTGGTCCTAGGAGCATCTGCTCTGCTGATCCTGGCCTTCAACCAGAACACTCTGAGGGAG ATGGACCTCTCCCAGGTGCTCTCCAAGCCAGTGGTGGTGATCCAGACGTCGGAGAACGTCACCAAACTGCTCGGCGCTCTCCTCAG GGGTCTTCGTGCCACAGCTAAAATCACATACAGGACCCTGGTGCAGGAGAACCTG GGGGCCACCTTGACACTGTGGTCCAGTTGTGGACGGTCCCGCGGGGGCCTGTATGGGGAGTGGCAGGGAGTCATCTGCACTGGGGAGTCCAACTCCCAGGTCCAG AAGTACCTGCAGCAGCTGTGGGACACAGTGCTCCTGGTGGCCACAATCCTGTGCACGGGAGTCATCGTCCAGGCGCACTGGCAGTATCGCGGCCAGGAGGGCGGCGACAACCTGGAG CTGCTTCCAAAGCAGGACGTCTTGAAGAGGCTGGCAGCCCTAAAGACAAGGAAGTACCGCCCGCCGCGGCCACGACGGGACGGCGGCCAGGGAACGGAGACGGAGGACTGTGCCGTGTGCCTGGAGCAGTTCTACAACAACCAG TGCCTGCGGGTGCTGCCCTGCCTGCACGAGTTCCACAGGGACTGCGTGGACACCTGGCTGCTCCTGCAGCACACCTGCCCACTGTGCAAGCGCAGCATCCTGG GTAACTTCTGTAAGGACAGCTAA